In Streptomyces nodosus, one DNA window encodes the following:
- a CDS encoding ABC transporter ATP-binding protein — translation MTKAITVSGLHKSFGRTHALDGLDLEVETGEVHGFLGPNGAGKSTTIRVLLGLLRADSGAAQVLGRDPWADAVDLHRRVAYVPGDVTLWRNLSGGEVIDLYGRLRGGLDQRRRASLIERFELDPSKKGRTYSKGNRQKVALVAAFASDVDLLILDEPTSGLDPLMEEVFRRCVEEERERGRTVLLSSHILSEVEELCDRVSIIRKGRTVESGSLADLRHLTRTSVSAELVGPPDGLAALPGVHNLDVQGHRIRLQVDTDKLDAVLRSLSESGVRSLRSTPPTLEELFLRHYQDGPSSGTGGGETVGAAVRTGGTDSLGDR, via the coding sequence ATGACGAAGGCCATCACCGTCTCCGGACTGCACAAGTCGTTCGGGCGGACGCACGCGCTGGACGGTCTCGACCTCGAGGTCGAGACCGGCGAGGTCCATGGTTTCCTGGGCCCGAACGGCGCCGGGAAATCCACCACCATCCGGGTCCTGCTGGGTCTGCTGCGCGCCGACTCCGGCGCCGCCCAGGTACTCGGCCGCGACCCCTGGGCGGACGCGGTGGATCTGCACCGCCGGGTCGCCTATGTCCCCGGGGACGTCACCCTGTGGCGCAACCTCTCCGGAGGCGAGGTCATCGACCTCTACGGGAGGCTGCGCGGAGGTCTCGACCAGCGGCGCCGGGCGAGCCTGATCGAGCGGTTCGAACTGGACCCGAGCAAAAAGGGACGGACCTATTCCAAGGGCAACCGCCAGAAGGTCGCCCTGGTCGCTGCCTTCGCCTCGGACGTGGACCTGCTGATCCTGGACGAGCCGACCTCGGGCCTCGACCCCCTGATGGAGGAGGTCTTCCGGCGGTGCGTCGAGGAGGAGCGCGAGCGCGGCCGGACGGTCCTGCTGTCCTCGCACATCCTCAGCGAGGTCGAGGAACTCTGCGACCGGGTGAGCATCATCCGCAAGGGCCGCACGGTCGAGAGCGGTTCGCTGGCGGACCTGCGCCATCTGACCCGTACCAGTGTCAGCGCCGAACTGGTCGGCCCGCCCGACGGACTGGCCGCGCTGCCCGGGGTCCATAACCTCGACGTCCAGGGGCACCGGATCAGGCTCCAGGTCGACACCGACAAGCTGGACGCGGTACTGCGGTCGCTGAGCGAGTCGGGGGTGCGTTCGCTCAGGTCGACGCCCCCGACGCTGGAGGAGCTGTTCCTGCGGCACTACCAGGACGGGCCCTCCTCCGGCACCGGGGGCGGGGAGACGGTGGGGGCGGCCGTCCGCACCGGCGGGACCGACAGCCTGGGGGACCGATGA
- a CDS encoding ABC transporter permease produces the protein MTAVASAFAVRDGGSRQLAGTGTLLRFALRRDRVMIPLWIAVDALMVLSMPNTLEGLYGTAAERTALVAQMSANSSLRAMVGPLLGDSIGALTAWRAGLYAALLAAVMSLLVVVRHTRDEEESGRQELISSAMVGRRAPLTAALLAAAATNALLALVITVGLAGQGVAGALALGLGIGGVGMVFATMAAIVAQLTESARLARGLTGAVLGAAFVLRAAGDAGTNDGSSVPTWLSPLGWLENTRPYAGERWWVLLLFAAAALLQGAVAYALAGRRDLGMSFLPTRPGPATGRLGSAAALAWRLQRGGVLGWSVGFFVAGAVYGGMVDGATDLVADNDKAREIFTRMGGQSGLTDAFLAATVGMMGLVAALYIVSSVLRLHGEESSGRAEPVLANAVGRLRWAAGHLVIAFGGSALIMVLAGLGFAAGHGRETGPILGACLAQLPAVWVIGGLAVLLYGVLPRGAVVAWGVAGAALLIGWVGPALDVPQIVLDLSPYGHLPKLPGPHMAWTPVLTLTGIAALLVAGGLLGLRRRDMTA, from the coding sequence ATGACCGCCGTGGCGTCCGCCTTCGCCGTACGGGACGGGGGATCCCGTCAACTCGCCGGTACGGGAACACTGCTGCGCTTCGCGCTGCGCCGGGACCGGGTGATGATCCCGCTCTGGATCGCGGTCGACGCCCTGATGGTGCTGTCGATGCCGAACACCCTCGAGGGCCTGTACGGCACCGCGGCCGAACGCACCGCCCTGGTCGCCCAGATGTCCGCCAACTCCTCACTGCGGGCGATGGTCGGACCGCTCCTCGGTGACTCCATCGGGGCGCTCACCGCCTGGCGCGCCGGCCTCTACGCCGCATTGCTGGCCGCGGTGATGAGCCTGCTCGTCGTCGTCCGGCACACCCGCGACGAGGAGGAGAGCGGACGGCAGGAACTGATCTCGTCGGCGATGGTGGGGCGGCGCGCCCCGCTGACGGCGGCACTGCTCGCGGCGGCGGCCACGAACGCCCTGCTGGCCCTGGTGATCACGGTCGGTCTCGCCGGGCAGGGCGTCGCGGGGGCGCTGGCCCTGGGCCTGGGGATCGGCGGTGTGGGCATGGTGTTCGCCACCATGGCGGCGATCGTCGCCCAGCTGACCGAGAGCGCACGGCTGGCCCGGGGGCTGACCGGCGCGGTGCTGGGTGCCGCCTTCGTGCTGCGCGCGGCGGGCGACGCGGGCACGAACGACGGCTCGTCGGTGCCGACCTGGCTGTCACCGCTCGGCTGGCTGGAGAACACCCGCCCCTACGCCGGCGAACGCTGGTGGGTGCTGCTGCTGTTCGCGGCGGCGGCGCTGCTCCAGGGCGCGGTGGCGTACGCCCTCGCCGGACGCCGTGACCTCGGCATGAGCTTCCTGCCGACACGGCCCGGCCCCGCCACCGGCCGCCTGGGCTCGGCAGCCGCCCTGGCCTGGCGGCTTCAGCGCGGGGGCGTGCTCGGCTGGAGCGTGGGGTTCTTCGTCGCCGGGGCCGTCTACGGCGGCATGGTCGACGGCGCGACGGACCTCGTCGCCGACAACGACAAGGCCCGTGAGATCTTCACCCGGATGGGCGGCCAGTCCGGACTGACAGACGCCTTCCTCGCCGCGACGGTGGGGATGATGGGCCTGGTCGCGGCCCTGTACATCGTCTCCTCGGTACTGCGGCTGCACGGCGAGGAGTCCTCGGGCCGGGCGGAACCGGTGCTGGCGAACGCGGTGGGGCGGCTGCGCTGGGCCGCCGGTCATCTGGTGATCGCCTTCGGCGGCTCCGCGCTGATCATGGTGCTGGCGGGCCTGGGCTTCGCCGCGGGCCACGGCCGGGAGACCGGCCCGATCCTGGGCGCCTGCCTGGCGCAGCTCCCGGCGGTATGGGTGATCGGCGGACTGGCGGTCCTGCTGTACGGCGTGCTGCCGCGGGGCGCGGTGGTGGCGTGGGGCGTGGCCGGGGCGGCGCTGCTGATCGGCTGGGTCGGCCCCGCGCTGGACGTCCCTCAGATCGTGCTGGACCTGTCCCCGTACGGTCATCTGCCGAAGCTGCCGGGTCCGCACATGGCGTGGACACCCGTGCTGACGCTGACCGGAATCGCCGCGCTGCTGGTGGCCGGGGGACTGCTGGGGCTGCGCAGGCGGGACATGACGGCCTGA
- a CDS encoding GbsR/MarR family transcriptional regulator produces the protein MTELKPVEQGRDPEAVSRFVEHFAAQLVEAGVPRMPARVFGALLASDTGTLTSAELGEQLKISPAAVSGAVRYLAQVHLVSREREPGSRRERYRVHSEQWYEALTSREAVIKRWEDALRTGVTTLGADTPAGGRLAETLAFFEFIETEIAAVMERWRAHRDEIFGTD, from the coding sequence ATGACGGAGCTGAAGCCGGTGGAGCAGGGGCGGGACCCGGAGGCGGTCTCGCGCTTTGTCGAGCACTTCGCCGCGCAGCTCGTCGAGGCGGGCGTGCCACGCATGCCGGCCCGTGTCTTCGGCGCGTTGCTCGCCTCCGACACCGGCACCCTCACCTCCGCCGAGCTGGGTGAGCAGCTGAAGATCAGTCCCGCCGCGGTGTCCGGGGCGGTGCGCTATCTGGCGCAGGTCCATCTGGTCTCCCGGGAGCGGGAGCCCGGTTCGCGCCGGGAGCGGTACCGGGTGCACAGCGAGCAGTGGTACGAGGCGCTCACCAGCCGGGAGGCGGTCATCAAGCGCTGGGAGGACGCCTTGCGCACCGGTGTCACCACCCTGGGTGCCGACACCCCGGCGGGCGGGCGGCTCGCGGAGACCCTCGCCTTCTTCGAGTTCATCGAGACCGAGATCGCGGCCGTGATGGAGCGCTGGCGCGCACACCGGGACGAGATCTTCGGAACGGACTGA
- a CDS encoding adenylosuccinate synthase, with protein sequence MPALVLLGAQWGDEGKGKATDLLGGSVDYVVRYQGGNNAGHTVVVGDQKYALHLLPSGILSPGCTPVIGNGVVVDPSVLLSELSGLNERGVDTSKLLISGNAHIITPYNVTVDKVTERFLGKRKIGTTGRGIGPTYADKINRVGIRVQDLYDESILTQKVEAALDVKNQVLTKLFNRRAIAVDQVVEELLDYAEKIKPYVADTVLILNQALDDDKVVLFEGGQGTLLDIDHGTYPFVTSSNPTAGGACTGAGVGPTKISRVIGILKAYTTRVGSGPFPTELFDEDGEALRRIGGERGVTTGRDRRCGWFDAVIARYATRVNGLTDFFLTKLDVLTGWEQIPVCVAYEIDGERVEELPYSQTDFHHAKPVYEYLPGWQEDITKAKTFADLPKNAQGYVKALEDMSGAPISAIGVGPGRDETIEINSFL encoded by the coding sequence GTGCCCGCACTTGTGCTGCTCGGTGCTCAGTGGGGTGACGAGGGCAAGGGGAAGGCCACCGATCTGCTCGGTGGCTCGGTGGACTATGTGGTGCGCTACCAGGGCGGCAACAACGCCGGCCACACGGTTGTCGTCGGCGACCAGAAGTATGCGCTCCACCTGCTGCCTTCCGGAATCCTGTCTCCCGGATGTACGCCCGTGATCGGCAACGGAGTCGTCGTCGACCCATCGGTCCTGCTCTCCGAGCTGAGCGGTCTGAACGAGCGCGGCGTCGACACCTCCAAGCTGTTGATCAGCGGAAACGCGCATATCATCACGCCGTACAACGTCACCGTCGACAAGGTGACGGAACGCTTCCTCGGAAAGCGCAAGATCGGCACCACCGGCCGGGGCATCGGACCGACCTACGCGGACAAGATCAACCGCGTCGGCATCCGGGTCCAGGACCTGTACGACGAGTCGATCCTCACCCAGAAGGTGGAGGCGGCCCTCGACGTCAAGAACCAGGTCCTCACCAAGCTGTTCAACCGGCGTGCCATCGCCGTGGACCAGGTGGTCGAGGAGCTGCTGGACTACGCCGAGAAGATCAAGCCGTATGTCGCCGACACCGTCCTGATCCTCAACCAGGCGCTGGACGACGACAAGGTGGTCCTCTTCGAGGGCGGCCAGGGCACGCTGCTGGACATCGACCACGGCACCTATCCCTTCGTCACCTCCTCCAACCCGACCGCGGGCGGCGCCTGCACGGGCGCCGGCGTCGGCCCGACGAAGATCAGCCGCGTCATCGGCATCCTGAAGGCATACACCACCCGCGTCGGCTCGGGCCCCTTCCCGACCGAGCTGTTCGACGAGGACGGCGAGGCGCTGCGCCGGATCGGCGGCGAGCGGGGCGTGACGACCGGGCGTGACCGCCGCTGCGGCTGGTTCGACGCGGTGATCGCCCGTTATGCCACCCGGGTGAACGGCCTGACCGACTTCTTCCTCACCAAGCTCGACGTCCTGACCGGCTGGGAGCAGATCCCGGTCTGTGTCGCCTATGAGATCGACGGTGAGCGCGTCGAGGAACTCCCCTACTCCCAGACCGACTTCCACCACGCGAAGCCCGTCTACGAGTACCTCCCCGGCTGGCAGGAGGACATCACGAAGGCCAAGACCTTCGCCGACCTCCCCAAGAACGCCCAGGGCTATGTCAAGGCCCTGGAGGACATGTCCGGCGCCCCGATCTCGGCGATCGGCGTGGGCCCGGGCCGTGACGAGACGATCGAGATCAACTCGTTCCTCTGA
- a CDS encoding diacylglycerol kinase catalytic domain-containing protein: MATSDQLLVVIDPVARHCDGESVRIAKDVLSAGATAKVCLPEGPEEFARALERRGARRPVVVGDDHALLRTVSLLHRRRELAATGLSLVPVGGGLSLARSLGVPTGAVAAARAVLDGVERRMDLLVDDSDGVVLGTLRIPSVPLVPLQRDGAADGREASPVGPWLRVRQSLARTLAARPARPAHRPGPGSSRLRVEVDGITLVDLDRPVEGVCVTPGDPGVAEVEVRPVSVGAEAAPLSASGRRVTVSGAHFRYQADSVVSGPVRTRTWVVCEGAWGLTLPVAGGAAGP, translated from the coding sequence GTGGCGACTTCCGATCAGCTACTGGTGGTCATCGACCCGGTCGCCCGTCACTGCGACGGTGAGTCGGTACGGATCGCGAAAGACGTGCTCAGCGCGGGCGCGACGGCCAAGGTGTGCCTCCCGGAGGGCCCGGAGGAATTCGCCCGGGCGCTGGAACGCCGCGGGGCGCGACGACCGGTGGTGGTGGGCGACGACCATGCCCTGCTCCGCACGGTGAGCCTGCTGCACCGGCGGCGCGAACTGGCGGCGACCGGCCTGTCGCTGGTGCCGGTCGGGGGCGGACTGTCGCTGGCGCGGTCCCTGGGGGTGCCCACCGGGGCGGTGGCGGCGGCCCGGGCCGTGCTGGACGGGGTGGAGCGGCGGATGGACCTGCTGGTGGACGACAGCGACGGAGTGGTGCTCGGGACCTTGCGGATACCGTCCGTGCCGCTCGTCCCGCTCCAGCGCGACGGCGCGGCGGACGGCCGGGAGGCCTCACCGGTGGGGCCGTGGCTGCGCGTGCGGCAGTCGCTGGCACGGACGCTGGCGGCACGCCCGGCCCGGCCGGCGCACCGCCCGGGGCCCGGGTCCTCCCGGCTGCGGGTGGAGGTCGACGGCATCACCCTGGTGGACCTGGACCGGCCGGTGGAGGGGGTGTGTGTGACACCGGGGGATCCGGGGGTGGCCGAGGTCGAGGTGCGGCCGGTCTCCGTGGGGGCCGAGGCGGCACCGCTCAGCGCCTCGGGGCGACGGGTGACGGTGTCCGGCGCCCATTTCCGGTACCAGGCGGACTCCGTGGTGAGCGGCCCGGTACGGACCCGCACCTGGGTGGTGTGCGAGGGCGCCTGGGGGCTGACCCTGCCCGTGGCCGGCGGGGCCGCGGGGCCCTGA
- a CDS encoding cytochrome P450 — translation MALRSDLAFDPWDPAFLADPYPAYAELRARGRVHRYEPTDQWLVPHHADVSALLRDRRLGRTYQHRFTHEDFGRTAPPPEHEPFHTLNDHGMLDLEPPDHTRIRRLVSKAFTPRTVERLKPYVQRLAGELVSRLVEAGGGDLLADVAEPLPVAVIAEMLGIPEADRAPLRPWSADICGMYELNPPEETARRAVRASVEFSAYLRELIAERRRNPGEDLISGLIAAHDEGDRLTEQEMISTCVLLLNAGHEATVNATVNGWSVLFRHPEQLAALRADHSLVPSAIEELMRYDTPLQLFERWVLEDIEIDGVTIPRGAEIAMLFGSANHDPAVFDAPEKLDLTRRDNPHISFSAGIHYCIGAPLARIELAASMTSLLEQAPTLRLAAEPRRKPNFVIRGLEGLSVEIG, via the coding sequence TGCGCGCCCGGGGGCGGGTGCACCGCTACGAGCCCACCGATCAGTGGCTGGTCCCGCATCACGCGGATGTGTCGGCGCTGCTGCGCGACCGGCGCCTGGGCCGGACGTACCAGCACCGCTTCACCCACGAGGACTTCGGCAGGACGGCGCCGCCGCCCGAGCACGAGCCGTTCCACACGCTCAACGACCACGGCATGCTCGACCTGGAGCCCCCGGACCACACCCGGATCCGGCGGCTGGTGTCCAAGGCGTTCACCCCGCGCACGGTGGAGCGGCTCAAGCCCTATGTGCAGCGGCTGGCCGGCGAACTGGTGTCCCGACTGGTGGAGGCGGGCGGCGGCGATCTGCTGGCGGACGTCGCCGAGCCGCTGCCCGTCGCGGTGATCGCCGAGATGCTGGGCATCCCGGAGGCGGACCGTGCGCCGCTGCGCCCCTGGTCGGCGGACATCTGCGGGATGTACGAGCTGAACCCGCCGGAGGAGACGGCGCGCCGGGCGGTGCGGGCGTCGGTGGAGTTCTCCGCCTATCTGCGGGAACTGATCGCCGAGCGTCGCAGGAACCCGGGGGAGGACCTGATCTCGGGTCTGATCGCGGCACATGACGAGGGGGACCGGCTCACCGAGCAGGAGATGATCTCGACCTGTGTGCTGCTGCTGAACGCGGGCCACGAGGCGACCGTGAACGCGACGGTCAACGGCTGGTCGGTGCTGTTCCGCCACCCGGAGCAGCTGGCGGCGCTGCGCGCGGACCACTCCCTCGTCCCGTCCGCGATCGAGGAGCTGATGCGCTACGACACCCCGCTCCAGCTCTTCGAACGCTGGGTGCTGGAGGACATCGAGATCGACGGCGTCACGATCCCCCGGGGCGCGGAGATCGCGATGCTGTTCGGCTCGGCCAACCATGATCCGGCGGTGTTCGACGCCCCGGAGAAACTGGATCTGACCCGCAGGGACAACCCGCACATCTCCTTCAGCGCGGGCATCCACTACTGCATCGGCGCACCGCTCGCCCGGATCGAGCTGGCGGCGTCCATGACGTCGCTGCTGGAGCAGGCCCCGACGCTGCGTCTGGCGGCGGAGCCGAGGCGGAAGCCGAACTTTGTGATCCGGGGGCTTGAGGGGCTGAGCGTGGAGATCGGCTGA